In the Podospora pseudocomata strain CBS 415.72m chromosome 5, whole genome shotgun sequence genome, one interval contains:
- a CDS encoding hypothetical protein (EggNog:ENOG503P15R) — protein MDRTFARNVVGTGTKESKTRLGSYQRAGPRCCQSLTGPLMNPSVWLPLVNLTAHHRLQMLAMVGSACLQLLHFYAQFLSTSCSLRLPLPFIFLLFQFPSVGLISAMSHSPKPPSLAPSRRSIFREEFSSQHTLPHLNLGLPAAEDHHGNSANTTNMAAFPTPREVRRLASDHNFVLGATDPAPRRLGILPFIGKQLSLVVALIAGIISVAVAIAYTVAASKQLLQCPAWANDCRSLDLWTAENLGAIQGIITAVYLIGLSAFAYVCQALCEAALWPLLHTQTLTISALGGLLAFNHGNIMSLPQAATGIRSLSAAVVFVVSLLAILLPLAAPPLVGYACTPILEAVTISSNISSSASSFLDRPFTQTNPPSPAFIPALSAYNTYANNPASEPLPSFRNWLFDRSILATRGSFTAKAVHLDTNITCHGQQLQQLHRNNAPINAFKTTTNFSSSRHKPSGEVWFTPQPHLTVFLDDVNFHSTNTINTTIILAAINGTISGGQTTNLTLGNIKSVSAISCSVLLSVNDDVLTIGPAPPNPTRPVLSSLSDLNITSTLLWLTASPLLVTQAMFSNSTLTRLDSNKWTIPGLESLLHFSIAAMATSLFSSSPSQTPTHQQKLVSVIETKKLSTERAFLLLVPPLLYTFFIIFMALWDVVMHKKYQIPVMRGMPVSEVIKSSQTAWMREQAGADGAKSHLPSQLGGLSVRFGVAGGGEVGFGPARGAVSGFVTGKDKGKGRDGSRVRVGGRVHTGHSSVSWVEEEDRGGRDKGRGYRAEGGEWPRNSDL, from the exons ATGGATAGGACCTTTGCAAGGAATGTGGTGGGAACAGGAACCAAGGAGTCAA AGACTAGGCTGGGCAGTTATCAACGTGCTGGCCCTAGGTGTTGTCAGTCTCTCACTGGTCCATTGATGAATCCCAGTGTTTGGCTACCATTGGTCAATTTGACCGCCCACCACAGGCTTCAGATGCTGGCAATGGTTGGAAGTGCGTGTCTCCAGTTGTTGCACTTCTATGCCCAGTTCCTCTCAACTTCATGTTCTCTGAGACTGCCTTTGCCCTTCATATTTCTTTTGTTCCAGTTTCCCAGCGTTGGTCTCATCTCTGCTATGTCTCATTCACCGAAACCTCCATCGCTAGCACCATCCCGCAGGTCTATTTTTCGCGAGGAATTCAGCTCGCAGCATActcttcctcatctcaaTCTCGGCTTACCCGCAGCAGAGGACCACCACGGTAACAGtgcaaacaccaccaacatggcGGCATTCCCAACTCCAAGGGAGGTTCGCCGACTAGCATCTGATCACAACTTTGTTCTCGGCGCCACTGATCCCGCCCCCAGACGGTTGGGAATCTTGCCATTCATAGGAAAGCAGCtctctcttgttgttgcACTAATTGCTGGTATTATCTCGGTGGCTGTGGCCATTGCCTACACCGtggcagcaagcaagcagctgTTGCAATGTCCAGCTTGGGCGAATGATTGCCGTTCGCTTGATCTTTGGACGGCAGAAAATCTGGGTGCGATACAAGGGATTATCACAGCAGTCTATCTCATCGGTCTATCTGCCTTTGCATATGTTTGTCAAGCACTCTGCGAAGCAGCGTTATGGCCTCTGTTACACACCCAAACACTCACCATCTCGGCCCTAGGGGGTTTGCTGGCTTTTAACCATGGCAATATCATGTCGCTACCTCAAGCAGCCACAGGGATACGCTCTCTGTCTGCGGCTGTAGTCTTTGTGGTATCTTTGCTTGCGATCCTGCTTCCCCTGGCTGCCCCTCCGCTTGTAGGGTATGCATGCACGCCCATTCTGGAGGCGGTGACGATATCAAGCAACATCAGCTCGTCCGcatcttcttttttggaCAGACCCTTCACACAGACcaacccaccctcaccagccTTCATTCCAGCACTATCAGCATACAACACCTACGCCAATAACCCAGCATCTGAACCACTACCATCCTTCAGAAACTGGCTCTTTGACAGGTCAATCCTTGCCACCAGAGGTAGTTTCACCGCAAAAGCCGTCCACCTCGACACAAACATCACCTGCCACGGCCAGCAGCTGCAACAACTCCACAGGAATAATGCTCCCATTAACGCCttcaaaacaacaaccaacttcTCCAGCAGCCGCCACAAGCCCTCCGGGGAAGTATGGTtcaccccccaacctcacctcacgGTCTTCCTCGACGACGTCAACTTCCACTCAACCAACACAATCAACACAACaatcatcctcgccgccataAACGGCACCATCTCCGGCGGCCAAacaaccaacctcaccctaGGCAACATCAAATCCGTCTCAGCAATCAGCTGCTCAGTTCTCCTCTCCGTCAACGACGATGTCCTAACCATTGGCCCCGCGCCTCCTAACCCAACTCGCCCAGTATTGTCCTCCCTCTCGGACCTCAACAtaacctccaccctcctctggctcaccgcctcccctctcctcgtcacccAGGCAATGTTCTCCAActccaccctcacccgcctcgaCTCCAACAAGTGGACTATCCCCGGTCTTGagtccctcctccacttttCCATAGCAGCAATGGCTACATCCCTTTTCAGCAGCTCCCCCtctcaaaccccaacccatcagCAGAAGCTTGTTTCAGTGATCGAGACCAAAAAGCTCAGCACTGAACGAGCCTTTTTGCTGCTTGTCCCCCCACTGCTGTACACCTTTTTTATTATCTTCATGGCACTGTGGGATGTAGTCATGCACAAGAAATATCAAATCCCCGTCATGAGAGGCATGCCCGTATCCGAGGTGATAAAAAGCTCCCAGACAGCTTGGATGAGGGAGCAAGCTGGGGCTGATGGGGCAAAGAGTCATTTACCCTCTCAGCTGGGGGGGTTAAGCGTGAGGTTTGGGGttgcaggtggtggagaggttgggtttGGACCGGCAAGGGGAGCGGTGTCAGGTTTTGTGACGGGGAAAGataaggggaaggggagggatggcAGTCGGGTTCGTGTCGGGGGTAGGGTCCACACTGGACATAGCAGTGTTAgttgggtggaggaagaggatcgTGGTGGGAGGGATAAAGGGAGAGGGTAtcgggcggaggggggggagtggcCGAGGAATAGTGATTTGTGA